In Enterobacter pseudoroggenkampii, one genomic interval encodes:
- the rsgA gene encoding small ribosomal subunit biogenesis GTPase RsgA has protein sequence MSKNKLSKGQQRRVNANHQRRLKTTAEKVDYDDNLFGDPTEGVVISRFGMHADVESADGAIHRCNIRRTIRSLVTGDRVVWRPGKEAAEGVTVKGIVEAVHERTSVLTRPDFYDGVKPIAANINQIVIVSAILPELSLNIIDRYLVACETLQVEPIIVLNKIDLLDDDGMAFVNEQMDIYRKIGYRVLMVSSYTKDGLKPLEEALTDRISIFAGQSGVGKSSLLNNLLGLQQEILTNDVSDVSGLGQHTTTASRLYHFPHGGDVIDSPGVREFGLWHLEPEQIFNGFVEFHDYLGACKYRDCKHDNDPGCAIREAVEKGEIAETRFENYHRILESMDQVKTRKNFSDSDN, from the coding sequence TTGAGTAAAAATAAACTCTCCAAAGGGCAGCAGCGCCGCGTGAATGCCAATCACCAGCGCCGTCTTAAAACCACTGCGGAGAAGGTCGATTACGACGACAACCTGTTTGGCGACCCAACGGAAGGCGTAGTCATCAGCCGTTTCGGTATGCACGCTGACGTGGAATCCGCCGATGGTGCGATTCACCGCTGCAACATCCGCCGGACCATTCGTTCTCTGGTGACCGGCGACCGCGTCGTCTGGCGGCCGGGTAAAGAGGCGGCGGAAGGCGTGACGGTAAAAGGCATCGTTGAAGCGGTCCATGAGCGCACGTCCGTATTAACCCGTCCCGATTTCTACGACGGGGTCAAACCGATTGCCGCCAACATTAACCAGATTGTTATCGTATCGGCGATTTTGCCCGAACTGTCGCTCAATATTATCGACCGATATCTCGTCGCCTGCGAAACGCTGCAGGTTGAACCGATTATCGTGCTGAACAAAATCGATCTGCTGGACGACGACGGCATGGCCTTCGTCAATGAGCAGATGGATATCTATCGCAAGATTGGCTACCGCGTTCTGATGGTCTCCAGCTATACCAAAGATGGCCTGAAACCGCTGGAAGAGGCGCTTACCGATCGCATCAGCATCTTTGCGGGCCAGTCCGGCGTGGGCAAATCGAGCCTGCTGAACAACCTGCTTGGCCTCCAGCAAGAGATCCTCACCAACGATGTCTCTGATGTCTCGGGCCTGGGCCAGCACACCACCACCGCGTCACGCCTGTATCACTTCCCGCACGGGGGCGATGTCATCGACTCCCCGGGCGTGCGAGAGTTCGGTTTATGGCACCTGGAGCCGGAACAAATCTTTAACGGATTTGTCGAATTCCATGATTATTTAGGCGCTTGCAAGTACCGCGACTGTAAACACGATAACGACCCAGGCTGCGCTATCCGTGAAGCGGTTGAGAAAGGCGAGATCGCGGAGACCCGCTTCGAGAATTACCACCGTATTCTTGAGAGCATGGATCAGGTAAAAACGCGTAAAAACTTTTCTGATTCTGATAACTGA
- the asd gene encoding archaetidylserine decarboxylase (Phosphatidylserine decarboxylase is synthesized as a single chain precursor. Generation of the pyruvoyl active site from a Ser is coupled to cleavage of a Gly-Ser bond between the larger (beta) and smaller (alpha chains). It is an integral membrane protein.) yields MLNAFKLSLQYILPKLWLTRLAGWGASKRAGWLTKLVIDLFVKYYKVDMKEAQKPDTASYRTFNEFFVRPLRDDVRPLNTDPNVLVMPADGVISQLGNIEDDKILQAKGHNYSLEALLAGNYLMADLFRNGTFATTYLSPRDYHRVHMPCNGILREMIYVPGDLFSVNHLTAQNVPNLFARNERVICLFDTEFGPMAQILVGATIVGSIETVWAGTITPPREGVIKRWTWPAGEAEGSVALLKGQEMGRFKLGSTVINLFAPGKVKLAEQLESLSVTKLGQPLAVSTETFVTPEAEPAPLSQEEIQAEHDASPLVEDKKDEG; encoded by the coding sequence TTGTTAAACGCATTTAAACTTTCGCTTCAATACATTCTGCCAAAACTGTGGCTCACTCGCCTGGCGGGCTGGGGCGCAAGCAAACGCGCGGGCTGGCTGACCAAACTGGTCATCGACCTTTTCGTAAAATATTACAAGGTCGATATGAAAGAGGCGCAGAAGCCGGACACCGCCAGCTACCGCACCTTCAACGAATTCTTCGTGCGCCCGCTGCGTGACGACGTGCGCCCGCTGAACACCGACCCTAACGTCCTGGTGATGCCGGCAGACGGCGTCATTAGCCAGTTGGGTAACATCGAAGACGACAAAATTCTGCAGGCGAAGGGCCATAATTACAGCCTGGAAGCGCTGCTGGCGGGTAACTACCTGATGGCGGATCTGTTCCGCAACGGTACCTTTGCCACCACCTATCTGTCACCGCGCGACTACCACCGCGTGCACATGCCGTGTAACGGCATCCTGCGCGAGATGATTTACGTCCCGGGCGATCTGTTCTCCGTGAACCACCTGACCGCGCAGAACGTGCCGAACCTGTTTGCCCGTAACGAGCGCGTCATCTGTCTGTTTGATACTGAATTTGGCCCTATGGCACAGATTCTGGTGGGTGCAACCATCGTAGGCAGCATTGAAACTGTCTGGGCCGGCACCATCACTCCACCGCGTGAAGGCGTGATCAAACGCTGGACCTGGCCTGCCGGTGAAGCGGAAGGCTCTGTGGCCCTGCTGAAAGGTCAGGAAATGGGTCGCTTCAAGCTGGGCTCCACCGTGATCAACCTGTTTGCGCCAGGCAAAGTGAAGCTGGCTGAACAACTCGAAAGCCTGTCGGTCACCAAACTGGGCCAGCCGCTGGCGGTCTCGACAGAAACCTTCGTGACGCCAGAGGCAGAACCTGCTCCGCTGTCACAGGAAGAGATCCAGGCCGAGCACGACGCCAGCCCGCTGGTTGAAGACAAAAAAGACGAAGGCTAA
- the mscM gene encoding miniconductance mechanosensitive channel MscM, translating to MRPIIVLLMAWCLSMGAYAATAPDAKQITQELEQAKAAKPAQPETVESLQAALNALEERKGSLERAQQYQQVIDNFPKLSQTLRAQLNNLRDEPRDVPAGMTSDALNQEILQVSSQLLEKSRLAQQEQERAREIADSLSQLPQQQTDARRQLNEVERRVGTQNGNTPQAQAQNLGLQAESARLKALVDELELAQLSANNRQELSRMRSELAQKQSEQLDAYLQALRNQLNSQRQREAERALESTELLAENSDNLPSGIVQQFKVNRELSAALNQQAQRMDLVASQQRQATNQTLQVRQALNTLREQSQWLGSSNLLGEALRAQVARLPEMPKPQQLDTEMAQLRVQRLHFEDLLNKQPQIRQIRQADGQPLTSEQNRILEAQLRTQRELLNSLLQGGDTLILELTKLKVSNSQLEDALKEVNEATHRYLFWTSDVRPMTFSWPIEIVQDLRRLISLDTFSQLGQASVMMFTSKETIFPLLGALILVGFSIYSRRHFTRFLERSSSRVGKVTQDHFWLTLRTVFWSILVASPLPVLWMTLGYGLREAWPYPLAVAIGDGVTATVPLLWVVMICATFARPNGLFITHFGWPRNRVARAMRYYLMSIGLIVPLIMALIMFDNLNDREFSGSLGRLCFMLICGALAIVTLSLKRAGIPLYLDKSGSGDNMFNRLLWNLLLSAPLFAMLAAAVGYLATAQALLARLETSVAIWFLLLVVYHVIRRWMLIQRRRLAFDRAKHRRAEILAQRARGEEEPNHVNSTEGTTEADEVELDLDAISTQSLRLVRSILMLIALLSVIFLWSEIHSAFGFLENISLWDVTSTVQGVESLEPITLGAVLIAILVLIITTQLVRNFPALLELALLQHLDLTPGTGYAITTITKYLIMLFGGLVGFSMIGIEWSKLQWLVAALGVGLGFGLQEIFANFISGLIILFEKPIRIGDTVTIRDLTGSITKINTRATTISDWDRKEIIVPNKAFITEQFINWSLSDSVTRVVLTVPAPSDANSEEVTQILYTAAERCSLVIDNPAPEVFLVDLQQGIQIFELRIYAAEMGHRMPLRHEIHQLILAGFREHGIDMPFPPFQMRLESLDGRKTGRTLTSAARTRPAGSL from the coding sequence GTGCGCCCGATTATCGTTCTACTGATGGCCTGGTGCCTCAGCATGGGGGCGTACGCAGCGACAGCCCCCGACGCCAAACAGATAACCCAGGAACTGGAGCAGGCAAAAGCGGCCAAACCCGCTCAGCCAGAGACCGTCGAGTCGCTCCAGGCTGCTCTGAACGCGCTTGAGGAGCGGAAAGGCTCGCTTGAGCGCGCTCAGCAGTATCAGCAGGTTATCGACAACTTCCCCAAACTCTCCCAGACGCTGCGCGCGCAGCTCAATAATCTGCGTGACGAACCGCGCGATGTGCCGGCAGGCATGACCTCCGACGCGCTGAACCAGGAGATCCTGCAGGTCAGCAGCCAGCTTCTGGAAAAGAGCCGCCTTGCTCAGCAGGAGCAGGAGCGAGCGCGTGAAATTGCCGACTCCCTCAGCCAGCTTCCGCAGCAGCAAACCGACGCCCGTCGCCAGCTTAATGAAGTTGAGCGCCGCGTGGGTACGCAAAACGGCAACACGCCACAGGCGCAGGCCCAAAATCTGGGCCTGCAGGCAGAATCGGCTCGCCTGAAGGCCCTTGTCGATGAGCTGGAGCTGGCGCAGCTTTCCGCCAATAACCGCCAGGAGCTGTCACGAATGCGCTCTGAACTCGCTCAGAAGCAGAGCGAGCAGCTGGACGCTTACCTTCAGGCTCTGCGCAATCAGCTCAACAGTCAGCGCCAGCGTGAAGCGGAGCGCGCGCTGGAAAGTACCGAGCTGCTGGCGGAAAACAGCGATAACCTGCCTTCCGGCATCGTCCAGCAGTTTAAGGTCAACCGTGAGCTTTCTGCCGCGCTGAATCAGCAGGCGCAGCGTATGGATCTGGTTGCCTCGCAGCAGCGTCAGGCGACCAATCAAACCTTGCAGGTTCGTCAGGCGTTAAACACTCTGCGCGAGCAGTCCCAGTGGCTCGGGTCATCAAACCTGCTGGGCGAAGCATTGCGTGCCCAGGTCGCGCGCCTGCCGGAAATGCCTAAGCCGCAGCAGCTGGATACCGAGATGGCCCAGCTACGCGTTCAGCGCCTGCACTTTGAAGATCTTCTCAATAAACAGCCGCAAATCCGACAGATCCGTCAGGCTGATGGACAGCCGCTGACCAGCGAGCAAAACCGTATTCTGGAAGCCCAGTTGCGTACCCAGCGTGAATTGCTGAACTCTCTGCTGCAGGGCGGGGATACGCTGATTCTGGAGCTGACCAAGCTGAAGGTTTCTAACAGCCAGCTGGAAGATGCGCTGAAAGAGGTGAACGAGGCGACGCACCGTTATCTCTTCTGGACGTCCGACGTGCGTCCGATGACCTTCTCGTGGCCGATTGAGATTGTCCAGGACCTGCGCCGCCTGATTTCGCTGGATACCTTCAGCCAGTTGGGACAGGCCAGCGTGATGATGTTCACCAGCAAAGAGACCATTTTCCCGCTGCTGGGGGCGTTGATTCTGGTGGGCTTCAGCATTTACTCGCGCAGACATTTCACCCGTTTCCTGGAGCGTTCCAGCTCCAGGGTCGGGAAAGTTACCCAGGATCACTTCTGGCTGACGTTGCGCACCGTATTCTGGTCGATTCTTGTCGCCTCTCCGCTGCCGGTGTTGTGGATGACCCTGGGCTATGGCCTGCGGGAAGCCTGGCCCTATCCGCTCGCAGTAGCGATTGGCGATGGCGTCACCGCCACGGTGCCGCTGCTGTGGGTGGTGATGATATGCGCCACCTTCGCGCGCCCCAATGGCCTGTTCATCACCCACTTTGGCTGGCCGCGTAATCGCGTTGCGCGCGCCATGCGTTACTACCTGATGAGCATCGGGCTGATTGTGCCGCTGATTATGGCGCTGATCATGTTCGATAATCTCAACGACCGGGAATTCTCAGGCTCGCTGGGCCGCCTCTGCTTTATGCTGATATGCGGGGCGCTGGCCATCGTCACGCTCAGCCTGAAACGCGCGGGTATTCCGCTCTATCTGGATAAATCCGGCAGCGGCGACAACATGTTCAACCGGCTGCTCTGGAACCTGCTGCTTAGCGCGCCGCTGTTTGCAATGCTGGCAGCCGCGGTGGGCTATCTGGCAACCGCGCAGGCGCTGCTGGCGAGGCTAGAAACCTCGGTGGCCATCTGGTTCCTGCTTCTGGTGGTGTACCACGTGATCCGCCGCTGGATGCTGATCCAGCGCCGCCGTCTGGCGTTTGACCGTGCCAAGCACCGCCGGGCGGAGATCCTCGCCCAGCGCGCGCGGGGTGAGGAAGAGCCAAACCACGTCAACAGTACGGAAGGCACGACGGAAGCGGACGAGGTCGAGCTGGATCTGGATGCCATTAGCACCCAGTCCCTGCGCCTGGTTCGCTCCATCCTGATGCTGATTGCCCTCCTCTCGGTCATCTTCCTGTGGTCGGAGATCCACTCCGCGTTCGGCTTCCTGGAGAACATCTCTCTCTGGGACGTGACCTCCACGGTGCAGGGTGTTGAAAGCCTGGAGCCGATTACCCTGGGGGCGGTGCTGATTGCCATTCTGGTGCTGATCATCACCACCCAGCTGGTGCGTAACTTCCCGGCGCTGCTGGAGCTGGCGCTGCTGCAGCATCTGGATTTGACGCCGGGTACGGGCTATGCGATCACGACCATTACCAAATATCTGATCATGCTGTTTGGCGGGCTGGTTGGCTTCTCGATGATCGGTATTGAGTGGTCGAAGCTCCAGTGGCTGGTGGCAGCGCTCGGTGTAGGGTTAGGTTTTGGTTTACAGGAGATCTTCGCCAACTTCATCTCTGGCCTGATCATTCTGTTCGAAAAACCGATCCGTATTGGCGATACCGTCACGATCCGCGATCTGACCGGCAGCATCACGAAGATCAACACCCGTGCGACGACGATCAGCGACTGGGATCGGAAAGAGATCATCGTGCCAAACAAGGCGTTTATTACCGAGCAGTTCATCAACTGGTCGCTGTCAGACTCCGTTACCCGTGTGGTGCTGACGGTGCCGGCACCGTCGGACGCCAACAGCGAAGAGGTTACCCAGATCCTCTACACCGCCGCTGAGCGCTGCTCGCTGGTGATCGACAACCCGGCGCCGGAAGTCTTCCTTGTGGATTTACAGCAGGGGATCCAGATTTTCGAGCTGCGTATCTACGCCGCCGAAATGGGACACCGTATGCCGCTGCGCCATGAGATCCACCAGCTGATTCTGGCGGGCTTCCGCGAGCACGGTATTGATATGCCGTTCCCACCGTTCCAGATGCGTCTGGAAAGCCTGGACGGGCGTAAAACGGGAAGAACGCTGACGTCAGCGGCGCGTACGCGCCCGGCGGGCAGTTTATAA
- the yjeM gene encoding glutamate/gamma-aminobutyrate family transporter YjeM — protein MSQSLKKMTLTGLILMIFTSVFGFANSPSAFYLMGYSATPFYIVSALFFFIPFALMMAEMGSAYRKEEGGIYSWMNNSVGPRYAFIGTFMWFSSYVVWMVSTAAKVWVPFSTFLFGADKTQVWSLAGLSSTQVVGILAVCWMVVVTLVASKGINKIARITAVGGISVMGLNLVLLLVSIAILCLNGGHFAQDVNFASSPNPGYQSGLAMLSFVVFAIFAYGGIEAVGGLVDKTENPEKNFAKGIIFAAIVISIGYSLAIFLWGVSTNWQQVLSNNTTNLGNITYVLMKSLGMTLGQAMNLSPEAASVMGVWFARITGLSMFLAYTGAFFTLIYSPLKAIIQGTPKALWPARMTQLNTAGMPANAMWMQCVLVCVFILLVSFGGDTASAFYNKLTLMANVSMTLPYLFLTLAFPFFKAKQDLERPFVIFKSRAATLLATTVVVLVVAFANIFTIIQPVIEANDWNSALWMVGGPIFFSLLAMGIYENYRRRAMAYVAEVA, from the coding sequence ATGTCCCAGTCACTCAAAAAGATGACCCTCACCGGGCTCATCCTGATGATATTTACCTCAGTCTTTGGCTTTGCCAACAGCCCGTCAGCGTTCTATCTGATGGGCTACAGCGCGACGCCGTTTTATATCGTTTCTGCTCTGTTCTTCTTTATCCCGTTTGCGCTGATGATGGCGGAGATGGGCTCGGCTTACCGGAAAGAAGAGGGTGGGATCTACTCATGGATGAATAACAGCGTCGGGCCGCGCTATGCGTTTATCGGCACGTTTATGTGGTTTTCATCCTACGTCGTCTGGATGGTGAGTACGGCGGCCAAAGTCTGGGTGCCGTTCTCAACGTTTCTTTTCGGCGCCGATAAAACGCAGGTCTGGTCTTTGGCCGGGCTGAGCTCCACGCAGGTCGTCGGGATTCTGGCGGTATGCTGGATGGTTGTCGTGACGCTGGTGGCGTCTAAAGGCATCAATAAAATTGCCCGGATTACCGCCGTGGGCGGGATCTCGGTGATGGGATTGAACCTGGTGCTGCTGCTGGTGAGCATCGCTATCCTGTGCCTGAACGGTGGTCATTTTGCACAGGATGTTAACTTTGCCTCCTCGCCGAATCCGGGCTACCAGTCCGGGCTCGCGATGCTCTCCTTCGTGGTGTTTGCCATCTTCGCTTACGGCGGTATTGAAGCCGTAGGCGGCCTGGTCGATAAGACGGAAAACCCGGAAAAGAACTTTGCGAAAGGCATTATTTTTGCCGCCATCGTGATTTCCATCGGCTATTCGCTGGCGATTTTTCTCTGGGGCGTCAGCACCAACTGGCAGCAGGTGCTGAGCAACAACACCACTAACCTTGGCAACATCACCTATGTGCTGATGAAAAGCCTGGGGATGACGCTGGGGCAGGCGATGAACCTGAGTCCCGAGGCGGCATCGGTAATGGGGGTCTGGTTCGCGCGTATTACCGGCCTGTCGATGTTCCTGGCCTATACCGGCGCATTCTTCACGCTGATCTATTCGCCGCTGAAAGCGATTATTCAGGGTACGCCAAAAGCGCTGTGGCCAGCACGTATGACCCAGCTGAACACCGCAGGCATGCCTGCCAACGCCATGTGGATGCAGTGTGTGCTGGTGTGCGTGTTCATTCTGCTGGTGTCATTTGGCGGCGATACGGCGTCTGCGTTTTACAACAAGCTAACCCTGATGGCGAACGTGTCGATGACCCTGCCGTACCTGTTCCTGACCCTGGCGTTCCCGTTCTTTAAGGCGAAGCAGGATCTTGAACGTCCGTTTGTGATTTTTAAAAGCCGCGCGGCAACGCTGCTGGCCACCACGGTGGTGGTGCTGGTGGTGGCGTTTGCCAACATCTTCACCATTATCCAGCCGGTAATTGAGGCGAACGACTGGAACAGCGCGCTGTGGATGGTGGGCGGCCCAATCTTCTTCTCGCTGCTGGCGATGGGGATTTATGAGAATTACCGTCGACGCGCGATGGCATACGTCGCAGAAGTGGCGTAG
- the epmA gene encoding elongation factor P--(R)-beta-lysine ligase has translation MSETATWQPSASIPNLLKRAAIMAEIRRFFADRGVLEVETPCMSQATVTDIHLVPFETRFVGPGHSQGMNLYLMTSPEYHMKRLLAAGCGPVYQLCRSFRNEEMGRHHNPEFTMLEWYRPHYDMYRLMNEVDDLLQQVLDCSEAETLSYQQAFQRHLEIDPLSADKTQLREVAAKLDLSNVADTEEDRDTLLQLLFTFGVEPQIGKDRPTFVYHFPASQASLAQISTEDHRVAERFEVYYKGIELANGFHELTDAREQAQRFEQDNRKRAARGLPQQPIDVNLLEALKAGLPDCSGVALGVDRLVMLALGAEQLGDVIAFTVDRA, from the coding sequence ATGAGCGAAACGGCCACCTGGCAGCCGAGCGCATCCATCCCTAATCTGTTAAAACGCGCTGCAATTATGGCGGAGATCCGCCGTTTCTTTGCCGACCGCGGCGTCCTGGAGGTGGAAACCCCGTGCATGAGTCAGGCAACGGTAACGGATATTCATCTGGTCCCGTTTGAAACCCGTTTTGTTGGCCCCGGCCACTCTCAGGGCATGAATTTGTATCTGATGACCAGCCCGGAATACCACATGAAACGCCTGCTGGCAGCGGGGTGTGGTCCGGTCTATCAGCTGTGCCGCAGTTTCCGTAATGAAGAGATGGGTCGTCACCACAACCCGGAATTCACCATGCTGGAGTGGTACCGCCCGCATTATGATATGTACCGCCTGATGAATGAGGTGGACGATCTGCTGCAGCAGGTCCTGGACTGCTCGGAAGCCGAAACCCTTTCCTATCAGCAGGCTTTCCAGCGCCATCTGGAAATCGATCCGCTGTCGGCGGACAAAACCCAGCTGCGCGAAGTGGCGGCAAAACTGGATCTGAGCAACGTGGCGGATACCGAAGAGGATCGCGACACGCTGCTGCAGCTGCTGTTCACCTTCGGCGTGGAACCGCAGATTGGCAAAGACCGTCCGACGTTTGTTTATCACTTCCCGGCAAGCCAGGCCTCACTGGCGCAGATCAGTACCGAAGATCATCGTGTCGCAGAGCGTTTTGAGGTCTATTACAAAGGCATCGAGCTGGCGAACGGCTTCCATGAACTGACCGACGCTCGCGAGCAGGCGCAGCGCTTCGAGCAGGATAACCGCAAGCGCGCCGCGCGCGGTCTGCCGCAGCAGCCTATTGATGTTAATCTGCTTGAAGCATTGAAAGCAGGTCTGCCGGATTGCTCCGGCGTGGCGCTGGGTGTTGACCGTCTGGTCATGCTGGCCCTGGGCGCAGAGCAGCTTGGCGATGTGATTGCCTTTACGGTCGATCGCGCCTAA